A genomic region of Pseudoalteromonas piscicida contains the following coding sequences:
- a CDS encoding extracellular solute-binding protein, with protein MLFWVHFGQAVAKQPHTSQVNVYSFRKYELIQPVLQAFEKETGLTVNLVNGKSAQLLERLKSDGADSKADVLLTSDLIQLHDYKALLRPIDKITNWQAVNHELKDDDKRWISVSIRTRALFRKKGVSTPLPEHFSDLDKALYKGKFCIRQWSHSYNLTLASSLYASSNSNDSSWLNHANTLLAKRPVGGDREQLRALAQGQCEFALANHYYWSMMQHSENKRDKALAEQLEIHFLKMHSGKTPISTTTVAIAKHSPNAHNAELFIDFLLKPSTQSMYANLLHEYPVIQSSNMAPAPFVPATKQVKLGLQQVTRAQRVINSLSKDHL; from the coding sequence TTGCTCTTTTGGGTACATTTTGGTCAAGCGGTTGCAAAGCAGCCCCACACCTCGCAAGTAAACGTCTATTCATTTAGAAAATATGAATTAATTCAACCTGTCCTCCAAGCATTTGAAAAAGAGACTGGGCTCACCGTAAACCTAGTAAATGGCAAATCAGCACAACTGCTTGAGCGTCTCAAAAGCGATGGCGCCGACTCAAAGGCCGATGTGTTGCTCACCTCAGATCTAATTCAGTTGCATGATTACAAAGCACTACTGCGTCCTATCGACAAGATCACAAATTGGCAAGCAGTAAATCATGAACTGAAGGATGATGATAAGCGGTGGATCAGTGTTTCGATAAGGACACGCGCATTATTCCGTAAAAAAGGCGTTTCAACACCGTTGCCGGAGCACTTTTCGGATTTAGATAAAGCGCTTTACAAGGGTAAGTTTTGCATTCGCCAGTGGTCTCATAGTTATAACTTGACGTTAGCATCGAGCCTCTATGCTTCTTCAAATAGCAATGACTCCTCATGGCTCAATCACGCTAATACGCTATTAGCAAAACGCCCTGTGGGAGGAGATAGAGAGCAACTACGAGCGCTTGCACAAGGTCAATGTGAATTTGCGCTGGCGAATCACTATTACTGGAGCATGATGCAGCACTCCGAAAATAAGCGCGATAAGGCACTTGCCGAACAACTAGAGATCCACTTTCTGAAAATGCACTCGGGAAAAACGCCTATTTCTACCACCACGGTTGCGATAGCAAAGCACTCACCCAATGCACACAATGCCGAGCTATTTATTGATTTCTTGCTGAAACCAAGCACTCAGTCCATGTATGCTAATTTGCTTCATGAATATCCTGTGATCCAGAGCTCGAACATGGCTCCGGCTCCATTTGTTCCCGCCACGAAACAAGTGAAGCTCGGTCTGCAGCAAGTGACACGAGCCCAGCGAGTTATTAACTCACTCAGCAAAGATCACTTGTAA
- a CDS encoding putative bifunctional diguanylate cyclase/phosphodiesterase, which produces MLGFTLLFVCLIYVGLIANVYYQNQSESKSAQELTRLEYLLDSKLQHVAHLLYSIDAYLNTHQDADFYEIAQSQLTTVNLGLSMETYAVVSPEQFSILEKVQRERGYFDFKVRGNLDKQANQWLVVTRAAPVSEVGQTVGQAEVLERDIFAERDENDLTTYVWPNRQKLSVLIEQPRFGEFKTLLGLSFELPFLLDSLFGQLYQQRKQHLLVSSKNEIIYSSDWQKRFDLQNLTPSAVHTINFYGLPITMQLYDEACLHPSWLNNHSVLIVLFLGILATCILLVWLQLRQLKNRNDTVNNLVVERTKSLEVSNHRLQVESNKRLGALQQQVAAERKYKSLFVNSHEGLFVLDRLGYIIDSNPAFNALLFGGRIPSPNTDFSALMQDAECHEQWNQIVATKQAHQEMEWLAKAESGEHIWLRHSGHWLHQPDSCLYEGRVTDITQAKLFQEQLRYKAQHDSLTDLLNRQSFVSLVDKLRERKRAKFTLLYIDLDRFKLINDTLGHQAGDKLLIEFATRMRMLLSSYADIARLGGDEFAVLIYDEHLHEPIEGVLEDILARIRAPFLYQGNSHCVSGSVGVRHFTVPCLHCDAEKLLHDADIAMYETKKRGKNTYHIFTNAIACEAGRKIQIEQALQAIVMSRELSLNLQPVYCQKGQNLKGFEALLRWNSPILGEVSPAEFIPIAEQCAKISELGCWVFDQALNFINVVGDSTLFVAVNVSPLQLQSQEFIDWLVSRCEDENVAMKQIKLELTESAMMAEENMLIGPLEQLHQAGFGIYIDDFGTGYSSLARLNHLPVDGIKIDRAFMSGIELGGKATQLIEAICAIAHSFNLVVTAEGIETAAQLDTLSRLYCHQTQGYFMSKPLVVAEAKRLALPNKKVHQLFA; this is translated from the coding sequence GTGTTGGGGTTCACATTGTTGTTCGTCTGTTTGATATATGTTGGCTTGATAGCGAATGTTTACTACCAAAACCAATCAGAAAGCAAAAGTGCGCAGGAGTTGACACGATTAGAATACTTACTGGATAGTAAGTTGCAACACGTTGCTCACCTTCTGTATTCGATAGATGCCTACCTCAACACCCATCAAGATGCAGACTTTTATGAGATAGCGCAATCACAACTTACCACGGTGAATTTAGGGTTGAGTATGGAAACATACGCAGTGGTTTCACCTGAACAATTCTCCATATTAGAGAAAGTGCAGCGAGAAAGAGGCTATTTTGACTTTAAAGTTAGAGGCAATCTAGATAAGCAGGCTAACCAATGGTTGGTGGTTACCCGTGCAGCACCTGTGTCTGAAGTTGGTCAGACCGTCGGGCAGGCGGAGGTACTTGAGAGAGATATTTTTGCAGAGCGGGATGAGAATGACTTAACGACCTATGTCTGGCCAAATAGGCAAAAACTTAGTGTATTGATTGAACAACCGCGTTTTGGAGAGTTTAAAACGCTACTGGGATTAAGTTTTGAGTTACCTTTTTTATTGGATTCACTATTTGGCCAATTATATCAGCAGCGTAAGCAACACTTATTGGTCTCTTCAAAAAATGAAATTATTTATAGCTCCGATTGGCAAAAACGCTTCGACCTTCAGAATTTAACGCCAAGTGCGGTACACACCATTAATTTTTATGGTTTGCCCATTACCATGCAGTTGTATGACGAGGCGTGTTTACATCCAAGTTGGTTAAATAACCATAGCGTACTGATTGTACTGTTTTTAGGTATTTTGGCCACCTGTATTTTATTGGTGTGGCTCCAGCTAAGGCAACTGAAAAACCGCAATGACACCGTCAATAATTTAGTTGTTGAAAGAACAAAAAGCCTAGAGGTGTCTAATCACAGATTACAAGTCGAATCTAATAAGCGGTTAGGGGCTTTGCAGCAACAGGTCGCTGCAGAGCGTAAGTATAAAAGTTTATTCGTTAATAGCCATGAAGGTTTATTTGTACTAGACCGCCTAGGCTACATCATTGACTCCAACCCCGCTTTCAATGCGTTACTTTTTGGTGGGCGTATTCCTTCGCCAAATACAGACTTTAGTGCGCTTATGCAAGACGCTGAGTGTCATGAGCAGTGGAACCAGATTGTTGCCACTAAGCAAGCTCACCAAGAAATGGAGTGGTTAGCAAAAGCAGAATCAGGAGAGCATATCTGGCTTAGGCATTCTGGGCATTGGCTGCATCAACCGGATAGTTGCTTGTATGAGGGGAGAGTGACGGACATTACTCAGGCTAAACTGTTCCAAGAACAATTGCGATATAAAGCCCAACATGACAGCTTGACCGATCTGCTAAATCGTCAGAGCTTTGTGTCTTTGGTTGATAAGCTCCGTGAGCGTAAACGCGCCAAGTTTACTTTGCTATATATTGACTTAGACCGCTTTAAGCTAATAAACGATACCTTAGGCCATCAAGCTGGCGATAAGCTGCTTATCGAATTTGCAACAAGAATGCGTATGCTGCTTAGTAGCTATGCCGATATTGCCCGGCTTGGCGGTGATGAATTCGCCGTCCTTATTTACGATGAGCATCTACATGAACCAATTGAGGGGGTGCTTGAAGATATTCTTGCGCGGATCCGAGCGCCATTTCTGTATCAGGGTAACAGCCACTGTGTAAGTGGTAGCGTTGGCGTACGTCACTTTACCGTTCCGTGTCTACATTGCGATGCAGAGAAGCTATTACATGATGCCGATATTGCAATGTATGAGACAAAGAAGCGAGGCAAGAACACTTATCATATATTCACGAATGCTATCGCTTGCGAAGCAGGTCGAAAGATCCAGATTGAGCAAGCGCTACAGGCAATAGTGATGTCTCGCGAACTAAGCCTGAATTTGCAGCCCGTTTATTGTCAAAAAGGGCAGAATTTAAAAGGGTTCGAAGCGCTACTACGCTGGAATAGCCCAATACTTGGAGAAGTAAGTCCTGCGGAATTTATTCCCATCGCAGAACAATGCGCGAAGATTTCAGAGCTGGGTTGCTGGGTATTTGATCAGGCGCTCAATTTTATCAATGTCGTAGGAGACAGCACCCTTTTTGTTGCGGTTAATGTTTCTCCGTTGCAACTCCAGTCGCAGGAATTTATCGATTGGTTAGTGTCTCGCTGTGAGGATGAAAATGTTGCGATGAAACAAATTAAGCTTGAGTTGACAGAATCCGCTATGATGGCAGAGGAAAACATGCTTATAGGGCCGCTGGAACAACTTCATCAAGCGGGATTTGGCATCTATATTGATGACTTTGGCACAGGTTATAGCAGCCTTGCCCGGCTCAATCATCTTCCCGTGGATGGCATTAAAATAGATAGGGCTTTTATGTCCGGCATTGAGCTGGGCGGTAAGGCGACGCAACTCATTGAAGCGATTTGTGCGATTGCGCACAGCTTTAACCTTGTCGTGACAGCCGAGGGTATTGAAACGGCAGCGCAGCTTGATACGTTATCAAGGCTTTATTGTCATCAAACGCAAGGCTATTTTATGTCGAAGCCACTGGTTGTGGCAGAAGCTAAACGCCTCGCTTTGCCGAACAAAAAAGTGCATCAGTTATTTGCCTAG
- a CDS encoding arylamine N-acetyltransferase family protein, whose translation MELEANINQYLSSLSLQHFAGIELVTELQQKHLSRYAFSSINAMYGERLLLDPLPLFSRLVTNKQGGYCFEHNKVAFLALQQLGFTVRPVLARVMLNGSSSNPRSHRMTLLNLDGERYLVDVGFGVKSPRVPININQALTIQGRQTYQVQKTADTVKVTLLEEGEAPLTLYHVDLAEVFESDCEVAHFYSHQHPEAAFVNNLVVSRITDCHRYLLRNQSYFEWHECDGSVTETKVESFAQLEQLVKETFLLETPRAVLKSVYDKVLTRAANKPVER comes from the coding sequence ATGGAATTAGAAGCGAATATCAATCAATATCTTAGCAGCTTATCGTTACAGCACTTTGCTGGGATTGAGCTGGTCACCGAGTTACAACAAAAACACCTTTCTCGCTACGCCTTCTCAAGTATTAATGCCATGTATGGTGAGCGTCTGTTGCTTGACCCATTACCACTATTTAGCCGTTTAGTGACCAACAAACAAGGTGGCTACTGCTTTGAGCATAACAAGGTGGCATTTTTAGCGCTGCAACAGCTTGGGTTTACAGTAAGGCCGGTTCTTGCGAGAGTAATGCTAAATGGTAGCTCCTCCAATCCTCGTTCTCACCGGATGACATTGCTTAATTTGGATGGTGAGCGGTACTTGGTTGATGTAGGATTTGGAGTGAAGTCGCCTCGTGTACCGATTAACATTAATCAGGCCTTAACTATCCAAGGTCGGCAGACTTATCAGGTACAAAAGACAGCAGACACAGTCAAAGTGACTCTGTTAGAGGAAGGAGAAGCACCGCTTACTTTATATCATGTCGACCTTGCTGAAGTGTTCGAATCCGATTGTGAAGTGGCACACTTTTATTCCCATCAACATCCTGAAGCGGCGTTTGTGAATAACTTAGTGGTCTCTCGAATTACAGATTGCCACCGTTATTTACTGCGTAATCAGAGTTATTTCGAATGGCATGAATGCGATGGCAGTGTTACTGAAACTAAAGTGGAGAGCTTTGCTCAGCTAGAGCAGTTAGTAAAAGAGACATTTTTGCTTGAAACGCCAAGAGCAGTTTTAAAAAGCGTATACGATAAAGTCCTAACTCGCGCCGCAAATAAACCAGTCGAGCGTTAA